The genomic DNA GTCCTCATCGCCAACCGCGGCGAGATCGCCCTGCGCGTCATCCGCACCTGCCGCCGACTCGGCATCCGCACCGTCGCCGTCTACTCCGACGCCGACGCCCATGCGGCCCACGTCAAGGCCGCCGACACCGCGGTCCACCTGGGGCCGGCGGCAGCCTCCGAGTCCTACCTGCGCATCGACAAAGTCATCGCCGCAGCACAGGCCACGGGAGCCGAAGCCATCCACCCCGGCTACGGCTTCCTGTCGGAGAACGCCGAATTCTCCGCCGCCTGCGCCGACGCGGGAATCGTCTTCCTCGGCCCCGGTGCCGAGGCGATCCGGACGATGGGCGACAAGATCACCGCGAAGCAGGCCGTCTCCTCCCGCGGGGTGCCGCTCGTACCCGGGACGAAGGACGCCGCGATGAGCGACGAAGCCCTCATCGCGGCCTCGACGGACATCGGCTTCCCCGTACTCATCAAGCCCTCCGCCGGTGGCGGCGGAAAAGGCATGCACGCGGTCTTCGAGGCCGGCAAGCTCGCCGAGGCGCTGCGGACCGCCCGCCGCGAAGCCGCGAGCTCCTTCGGCGACGACACCCTGTTCCTCGAACGCCTCGTCGCCACCCCGCGCCATATCGAAGTCCAGATCATGGCCGACTCTCACGGCAATGTCATCCACCTCGGCGAACGCGAATGCTCCCTGCAGCGCCGTCACCAGAAGGTCATCGAGGAAGCACCCTCGGCGCTGCTGGACGAAGAGACCCGCGCCCGAATCGGCCAGGCTGCCTGCGAGACCGCGAAATCCGTCGGCTACGTCGTGCCGGCACCGTCGAATTCATCGTCGGGGCAGACCGTCCCGATGAGTTCTTCTTCATGGAGATGAACACTCGACTGCAGGTCGAACACCCCGTCACCGAGGAGGTCACCGGAGTCGACCTCGTCGAACTCCAGCTGCGCGTCGGCGCGGGCGAAGAGCTGCCGCTGACGCAGGATGACATCACGCTGACCGGGCACTCGATCGAAGCGAGAATCTACGCCGAGGACCCCTCGCGCGGATTCCTGCCCACCGGCGGTCGCGCCCTCGACGTCGTCTTCCCGAAAGGAGAGGGCATCCGCGTCGACGCCGGGCTCGAAGCCGGGCAGACCATCGCCTCGGACTACGACCCGATGATCGCCAAGCTCATCGTCCGCGCCGATCACCGCGCCCAGGCCATCGCCCGTCTCGATTCCGCGCTCGCCGCCTCGGCGGTTCCGGGAATCGTGACGAACATCGACTTCCTGCGCACCCTCGTGAGCCTGCCCGAGGTGGTCGCCGGTGATCTCGACACCTCACTCATCGACAACCTCGGCGAGGATCAGCTGGCGCACTGCGCCGATGAGACGCACGCGCAGCTGGCGGCCGCCGCTGTCACGGTCACCGGGGGAGCGGCAGGCACGACCCTGACCGGACCGGTCACGGACGCGGAGCTGACCGCGAATCGGTCGGCCGCCTCGGCGTGGGCAGGACCCAGCGCCTGGCGCACCTCACGTCCGGACTTCCGCGCCACGGTCACCCTGGCCACGGGCGGAGAGACGGTCGACGTCGAGGCTCGAGCGGGAGCCGTCGAGGTCGACGCCGACGGACTGTGGCATGTCACCCTCGACGGGATTCAGCACACGGCGCGGATCTTCTCCGATGCCCGTGACCGCAGCATCTGGGTGAGCACCGACACCGGAATTCACGTCTTCACCAGACCCCTGGCCGATTCGTCGCTGACGCCTGGGCTGGAAGGCGCCGAGGTGCTCGCCCCGATGCCCGGCTCCGTCGTCGACATCAAGGTCGAGACCGGGGACGCGGTGGAACAGGGAGATCCGATCGTCATCGTCGAAGCGATGAAGATGGAGCACGTGCTCACCGCACCCGCAGCCGGAATCGTCACCGTCACCGCCGTCGAAGGTGCCCAGGTCGCCCTCGACGAAGTGCTTGCCACCGTCGTCGAGGGAGCCGCAGCCGAGGCCGTCGCAGAAGCCGCCGAATAGTCACCAGCCACTCACACCACAACCACGCCACAAGCGGGGAGGAAACAATGGAAACCTTTGTACCGGGAATGCTGCCTGAAGAATACGAAGACCTGCGCCAAGGTGTCGCGAAGTTCGCCGACGAAGAGGTCGCACCCGTCTCAGCCGAACTCGACGCCAAGCACGAGTTCCCCTACGACCTCGTTGCGAAGATGGGCGAGATGGGGCTGTTCGGTCTGCCTTTCGACGAAGAGTACGGCGGAATGGGCGGCGACTACTTCGCTCTGTGCCTGGCCATCGAAGAACTCGGCCGGGTCAACCAGTCCCTGGCCATCACGCTCGAAGCCGGGGTCTCGCTCGGGGCGATGCCGATCTACCGCTTCGGCACCGAAGAGCAGAAGAAGGAATGGCTGCCGAAGCTTACCGACGCCTCGGGCCTGGCCGCCTTCGGCCTGACCGAACCCGAGGCCGGATCCGATGCCGGCGGCACCCGGACCAAGGCCACTTTGGACAACGGGACCTGGACGATCAACGGCAGCAAGTGCTTCATCACGAACTCCGGAACCGACATCACCCGCCTGGTCACCGCTACCGCCGTGACCGGAACCCGAACGTCGAAGTCGGGCCGCGAAGTGCCTGAGATCTCGACGATCATGATTCCGACCGGCACCCCCGGCTTCACCGCCGAACCGGCCTATGACAAGGTCGGCTGGAACTCCTCGGATACGCACCCGCTCACCTTCGACAACGTGCAGGTGCCCGAAGCGAACCTCCTCGGTGAACGCGGACGCGGCTACGCGAACTTCCTGCGCATCCTCGACGAGGGCCGCATCGCCGTGGGCGCCCTGTCCGTCGGCGCCGCCCAGGGCTGTGTCGACGAATCCGTGAAGTACGCGAAGGAGCGCCAGGCCTTCGGCAAGCCGATTGCCGACTTCCAGGGCATCTCCTTCAAGATCGCCCGTATGGAAGCCCGCGTCGTCGCCGCCCGGTCGGCGTACTACCTGGCGGCTTCGCGGATGCTCGCCGGACTGCCGTTCAAGAAGGAAGCCGCCATTGCGAAGATGATCGCCGGCGAAGCAGCCATGGACAATGCTCGCGACGCCACCCAGATCCACGGCGGCTACGGCTTCATGAACGAATACCTCGTCGCCCGCCACTACCGCGACTCGAAGATCCTCGAAGTCGGCGAAGGCACCACCGAGGTCCAGCTCATGCTCATCGCCCGCGAACTCGGACTCTGAGTTCCTGCTCCTGATCTGAGAGCAGGTGCCGACCTTCCGTCGGTCACCCATGCCGAATCGCCCGCCGAGGCGGCGCCGCACATCCGTACGGACGTGCGGGGCCGCCTCGGCGGGCGATATTCTGGTCCGATAACACCGTGAGGTGAGACGGCGACCGAAGGGGAAGTGGGAGCACATGGATCTCAGCATGGTGGCATCGGTGGCGACGACGACGTGGATCGTCATCGAATACATCGTGAAGATCATTGCGGTCGGTGTGGTGCCGGAGAACCGTCGCCCGTCATCGTCATCGGCATGGCTGCTGCTCATCCTGTTCGTGCCGATCGTCGGGATTCCCGCATTCCTGCTGCTCGGCAGCCCCTATATCGATCAGCGCCGCGCCCGGATCCAGGCCGAAGCGAACGAACTCATGCACGAAGGCGCCGACGACCTGCCCGATGTGCCGCCGTCGCTGGTCGCCGAACCCGAATTCGTCTCCGTCGCCCAACTGGGGCGGGCACTGACCGCACTGCCGATGGTCACCGGCGACAGTCATGGGGTTATCTCGGACTACGAGGACTCGATCGAACGGATGGCCGAACTCGTCGACGGGGCACACGAATACGTCCACGTCGAGATCTACATCATGGCGTGGGATTCGACGACCGACGTCTTCTTCCAGGCTCTCGAGCGAGCATCTGCGCGCGGGGTCGAAGTCCGTGTCCTGTTCGACCACATCGGATCCCGGAAGTATCCGGGATTCCACCGGTTCGGCAGACGACTGAACGCCGCCGGCATCGAGTGGCACCTGATGCTGCCGTTCATTCCCTGGCGCGGCAAGGCTCGCCGCATCGATCTGCGCAACCACCGCAAGCTGCTCGTCATCGACGGCAAGCGGGCGATGATGGGTTCGCAGAACATGATCGATTCGAGCTACCTCAACAGGAAGAACTCACAGATCGGCCGGAACTGGCACGACATCATGGTCGAGCTCTCCGGGCCCATCGTCGCTGGAATCGAAGCGGTGTTCTCCACCGACTGGTATTCCGAATCGGGACAGGCATTGGGCATCCGCCCGTACGAGCGCGACGGAAACGAGCCCGAAGTCGGCGGGGCGACGAGCGCGATGCAGCTGGTTCCTTCGGGCCCCGGGTTCACGACCGCTCCGAACCTCAAGGTCTTCACCTCGATGATGTACCTGGCGCAGAAGCGTCTGGCCATCGTCAGCCCCTACTTCGTGCCCGACGAATCGCTGCTGGCCGCCGTGGAGACCGCGGCCAGGCGTGGGGTCGACGTCGAACTCTACGTCAGCGAGCAGGCGGACCAGTACATGGTCGACCGGGCACAGTCGTCCTACTACCGGTCGCTGCTCGAAGCTGGGGTGCGGATCTTCCTGTACCCGAAACCCGCCGTGCTGCACACGAAGTGCTTCATCGTCGACGACCTCTATGCTGTGATGGGCTCATCCAACATGGACATGCGCTCGTTCGGCCTCAACTACGAGATCAGCCTGCTGACCACCGGCGGCGACCTGGTCGACGACATCGTCGACGTCGTCGCCGACTACCAGGACGTCAGCCACGAACTCACCCTGGAGGAATGGGAGAAGCGGCCATGGCCCCGCCGGTACATGGAGTCGGTCATGCGCCTGACCTCTTCGCTGCAGTAGCCGGGCTGGGAAAAGGTTGCTTCGCCGAGAAACGGGCTGAGGCACGGCTGCTTCGCCGAGAAACGGGCTGAGTGTCGAGAAACGCACGTGCGCGCCCGTGTCTCGACACTCAGCCCGTTTTTCGCTGATCAGTCGTCTCGATGGCCCGCTTGATCGCAGCGAAGATGCGAGGTCTGAAGAGGTCGCCGAAGCTCAGGTTGAAGACCTTGAAGCCGGCGTTGAGAAGATCCATATTGCGCTGATGACTCAATTTGGCCGCCTCATCAGGGCCGTGAGGGTTGAGATAGAACTTGCCGAGACCGTGGACTTCCACTGCGACAGCAGCGGACTTGTGCCGAAAGTCATTGCGTCCGATGAACTTGCCCGACTCTGTGAACGTGTCGACCTGCGGGACCATTCCGGTTACTCCGAAGCGATGGAACTTCACTGCGCAGACCGCCTCGGCTGGAGATTCATATTCGGCGCTCGAGAGATCAACGGCCAAGAGGGCTCTTCGGCGTCCGCGTTGCCCTTTCGCCAACAGATCGGTGATGTCTGCCCGGTCCACCTCTCCCGAACGGAGTGCTTGAGAGATGAGCGGTACAGAAACTTCGAGCGAACGGTCAAGAGCAACGTCAGCCAGAGTCCTGGGCAGAGTGGTGACCGGATAGGCGAACTCGGATGAGACCTGTTCCGGTGGAAGTCTGCGCGAGTAGATGAACACGCCGTCGTAGTTGCGGGTACGGGAGTTCCTGGAAATCTCGACTTTCGACGATTCGAGTACAGCGGGGTCAAGACAGTGGATGAGCGCGGCCGAAACATGAGAGAACACATCTCCCGGCAGAAGCTCACCGAGGCGGCATGCGATCTGGACCCTCAGCTCCTCTGCTTCGTCCCGCAGATCTCCGAAGGCTTTTGGAAACGAAGTGTCGTGATCCGTGGAAAGACCGCGGATGGGTCCGTGATGGCTATCATCACACGACTTGCGGATCACGTAGTGACCCTTCCTGACTAGGCGCAGGCAGCATCGTTTGGCTTCGGCCAACTGTCTGCGGGACATGCCGAGTCCACGGAGCTGTTGCGCTGTCAGCACTTGGAACATCTATCAAGGATGATCTTAAAATATGCCAAATGCAAGCAAATACTATTAAACGTGGTTAATTTGTGTGGTCGAATGGTGCAGCTTCGGCGACGGCGAAGGGATTGATGCAGCACGGGCCTGTGCTGGGTTGCAAGGTCGCCGGCTCCATCGAAAAACGGGCTGAGTGTCGAAACACGGGTGTACGCACCCGTGTTTCGACACTCAGCCCGTTTCTCGGCGGCCCGGGGTGCATGCCCCCTGTCTCTCGGCGAAGGAGGCGTGCCTCAGGCGGAGCCTGTGGGGTCGGGGCCGAGGTCGCCGCGGCTCTCCAGCGGCACGTCCAGCAGATTGTGGACGCCGTCGACGATCTCGTTGGGTCGGAACGGAAAGCGGCGGACATCCTCGGCGGTGGAGATTCCCGACAGCACGAGGACCGTGTGCATGCCCGCTTCCATGCCCGCGATGATGTCGGTGTCCATGCGGTCGCCGATCATTGCGGTGCTCATCGAATGGGCGCCGATCCTATTCAGGGCCGAGCGGAACATCATCGGGTTGGGTTTGCCCACGACGTAGGGTTCGCGGTTCGTCGCCTTCGTGATGAGAGCGGCGATGGCGCCGGTGGCAGGCAGGACGCCCTCGGGGGAGGGACCGGTGGCGTCGGGGTTCGTGACGATGAAGCGGGAGCCGGCGTCGATGAGGCGGATCGCCTTCGTGATCGCCTCGAACGAATATGAATGGGTCTCGCCGACGACGACGAAGTCCGGGTCGTGCTCGGTCATGACGAACCCGGCCTCGTGGATCGCCGTGGTCAGCCCCGCCTCGCCGACGACATAGGCCGTGCCGTGCTCGACCTGATTGGACAGGAAATCCGCGGTGGCCATCGCAGAGGTCCAGATGTTCGACTCGGGGACGTCGAGCCCGTTCGAGCGCAGCCGGGCGGAGAGATCACGAGCGGTGTAGATGGAGTTGTTCGTCAGCACCAGGTAGGGGATATCGGCCTGACGCCACTGGGCGAGCAGCTCTGCGGCTCCCGGCAGAGGATTGTTCTCCTTGACCAGGACACCGTCCATATCGGTCAGCCAGCAGTCGATCGAATCGCGATCCATGTCTCTCCTCGAGCTCGGGGTGGGCCGAAGCGGCTGCTTCCAGCCTAGTCGGGTTGGGCGCAAGTGTGCTGAGAAGTCCGATCCGGGGTGCCGTACCCCCTTTGCGGATCGTCCCAGAGCCCTCTTGACGGAGCGGTCGAAAAGTGTATTGTAGTAATCACTTAATTAAGGGGATGCTCAAATGAGTATGGATCACGTCTTCGCGGCGCTTGCCGATCCGACGCGTCGGGCGATCATCGATCGTCTGCGCGGGGGAGACAAGACCGCCGGTGAGCTCGCGGAGCCGCTGCCCATCAGTCGTTCCGCGGTCTCCCAGCACCTCAAGGTGCTCGAGACGGCGGGGCTGATCACCCGATCGAAATCCGCGCAGCAGCGCATCGTCGCACTCAACGCCGATGCCCTCACCGAGGCCACCGGCTGGCTGCAGGCGGCCCACGACGAATGGCAGCAGCGCTTCGACAGCCTCGACCTCATCCTCGCCGAGGAGGTGCCCACCGATACGTCGACGACCGACCCGTCGACCACAGATCGAACTGCGGACTGACTATCGACATCAACGACGTGCCGAATGACGCAGACATCACGTATGACGCAGACATCATGCACGACTCACGGAGGAGAACAGCGATGAACGCCGAGAACACAGCCAACACAGACATCACAGCTAACACAGTGACCGATCCGAACAGCGCACAGGCGGGAGAACCCGGATTCACCATCGTCCGCGAATTCGCCGCCCCGCGCGCCCGCGTCTGGGAAGCCTGGACGAACCCGGACGTCATGGCCCGTTGGTTCCACCCTGAAACGCTGGTCACCCCACGCGAATCCGTATCCGTCGACCTGCGGGTCGGCGGCGAATACACCTGTACGATGCGCATACCCGATACGGGGCAGGAGTTCCCGACCGCCGGGAAGTACCTTCACATCGACGAGCCCGTCCGCCTCGACTTCACTTGGGGAAGTCCCGGCGAGGTCGACGATGCCCCGCGCGTCAGCGTCGCACTTGAGGAGATCGGCGCCGACCGCACTCGCATGACGTTCACGCTGACCGGCCTGCCCAATGACTCGGGTGAAGACGCCAGTGCCTACGACGGATGGTCATCGGCCTTCACCGAACTCGGTACAGAGCTCGGGTCCTGACCGGTGCCGACTGATCACGGCGGTGGACCGCCTCAGGCATCGCCGAGGTGGTCCACCGCAGCGAGCGACCGCAGGGTCCGATTGCCGAACCGATCGTCCTCGGTCAGTTCGGTGATGCACCCGGAATGCGCGGCGAACGTCGCCCGCCCCATCGCCTCGAGAGGCAGTTCGAGCCACCGACCGATGACGAACGTGTGGGCGAAGCCGTGGGTGACGACCACCTGGTGCGAGGCTCGCTGCGTGAGGATCTCGCCGACCGCGACGTAGATCCGAGCACCGGCCTCGCGTCGCGTCTCCGCGCCGTCGATGCCTTCGGCATGATCGAGGCGCATCGTGTGGTCGAAGGCGTCGTCGGGCACGGGTGGGAAGATGAAGCGCGCGTCCAGCCAGGACTGCTCCCGTCCCTCCGCGAATCCGTACGACTTCTCGCGCAGACCCGGGTGGTCGATTGCGCGCGTGCCGAGTCGATCGGCGATCACTTCGGCGGTCCTGCGCGTCCGTTTGAGATCAGAGGTGAATACCGGCGCGGAGGCGACCGTCGGGATCCGCGACCGCAGTTCGGCGGCGATGCGATCGGCTTGGAGTTCGCCGCGGACGGTGAGCTCGGAATCGTGCCACCCGCCGACCCGGGCCTCGAGATGGTGTCGGGCCTCCGGGTGGGTGACGACGAAGAGGGATCGTGTGATGGCCATGGTGTGCTCGATCCTACCGACCCCCGGGTCGCAGGGGTCCGGTGAATGGCGATAAACTCAAATCACGACGAGTGAGGAGCGTTACATGAGTGACAAGGTCATTGCACAACGAGGTCTGTGGCTGGACGAAATGGAAGTCGGCGCCACCTATAAGCACGCACCGGGCCGCACAGTCACCGAAGCGGACAACACCCTGTTCACGGCCGTGACGATGAATACCCAGGCCCTGCACCTCGACGCAGCATGGTCGGCCACCGAGCCCTTCGGCGAGCGCCTCGTCAACTCGATGTTCACCCTGGCCACCCTCATCGGTCTGTCCGTGTCCCAGCTGACGCAGGGAACGACAGTCGGAAACCTCGGCTTCTCCGAAGTCAGCTTCCCGGCACCGATGTTCCACGGCGACACCCTCTACGCGGAGACGACGATCCTCGACAAACGCAATTCGAAGTCCCGTCCGGGCCAGGGCATCGTCACCTTCGAACACCGCGGCTACAACCAGCACGGCAAACTCGTCGCGAAGGCCGTGCGCCAGGCGATGATGTTCGACTCCAGCCACGAGTCCACGGCGGCGAAGTCCGCCGCCGACACCGCCGATCAGACCGACACCGGAAAGTGAGCCCCCATATGTCCCTCGAGTTCAAACCCGCCTGGCTCTTCGTCCCCGGCGATCGTCCCGACCGGTACACGAAAGCAGCCGAACGCTCGGATATCGTCATCCTCGACCTTGAAGACGCCGTCAACGAGGCCGACAAAGCTGCCGCACGGGAGTCCATCGTCGACTTCCCCCTCGACCCGACCCGCACGGTCGTGCGGGTGAACTCCCACGATTCGGGCCACCTCGGCGAAGATCTGAAGATGCTCGCGCGCACCGAGTACACGGCCGTGATGCTGCCGAAGGCGGAGCTCGCAGCGGATCTGTCGATCCTGTCCGGATTCCAGGTCATCGCGCTCATCGAAACCGCGCTCGGAGCCGTCAACGTCGCCGAGATCGCCGCCGCTCCGAATGTCTATGCGCTGATGTGGGGATCGGAGGATCTCATCGCCGACCTCGGCGGAGGCTCCTCCCGCAAGGACGACGGCGGCTACCGGGACGTGGCCAAGCAGGTGCGCAGCCAGACCCTCCTCGCCGCCCGGGCCCACCGCAAGTTCGCCCTCGACTCGATCTGGGCGGACATCCCGAACCTCGAAGGACTGGCAGCCGAAGCCGAAGACGCCGTGCAGTCCGGATTCTCCGGCAAGGTCTCCATCCACCCCAATCACGTGCCCGTCGTCCGCGACGCCTTCCGTCCCAGCGACGAACAGCTGACCTGGGCGCGGTCCGTGCTCGACCTGGCGAAGACGGAGAAGGGAGCATTCTCTTTCGAGGGCAAAATGATCGACGCCCCGCTGCTCAAGCACGCCGAACTCATCGTCGCCCGCGCGAACTGAGGGACACCACCTCGTGAACGTCTCCGATGCGCTCATCGCCGACCAGATCCGTGCCGTCCTCACCGCCGCCGAGACGGGGGACGGGACCGCGCCCATCGTCGAGGCCGGGAACCCGGTCCTCCGGTCCCAGACCCGCCCTTTCGACGGGCAGGTCGACGATGCCGAGCTCGAGCAGCTCGCCGAGGTGATGCGAGCGACCATGCTCGCCGCCCCGGGAGTCGGCCTTGCCGCCCCGCAGGTGGGCATCGGTCTGTCGATGTTCGTCGCCGAAGATCCTGGTGCCCGCGATCCCGAAGTTGCGAAGATCCGGCAGCGGGAGCCGATGCCGCTGCGGGTGGTCCTCAACGCGGGCTGCGAACGCGTCGGTGGTGAGGACGTCGCCTTCTATGAAGGATGTCTGTCGATCCCCGGCTACCAAGCCGTCGTGGCCCGGCCTCGCAACATCGCATTGACGGGCATCGACCTGCAGGGCGACCCCATCGCCGAGGAGGTCTCCGGCTGGTCGGCGCGCATCGTCGCCCACGAGACCGACCACCTATCCGGGATCCTCTTCCTCGACAAAGCCGAGATGCGATCCCTGGCGACGAACGAATCCGTGGCGAAGTTCTGGCACCAGCCCTCGACACAGAAGGCCGCCGCGGAACTCGGCTTCTCTTTGCCTTCGGGCATGGTGATGTGAACCTCCGCCGCGGTCGCCGGTCCGGATACCGCCGAGACTGTTGACCGCTCTCATCTGCGTCACAGGCGGGCATGTTTCGATAAGGACATGCGACTTCCCGACATCCCCCTTCGTCATCACCGAACCGTCCGCACCGCTGCCGCACTCGGCACCGGCGCCCTCGCGCTGGTGCGCCGCCGCGACGTCTCCGCCGAACGCCAGACCGGCCTGAGAGCGGGAACCGCCCTGGCCAATGCGGGCCTGACCTGGCTCACCGGGTCCCGGGCCTTCCTCGGCAAGGTGGGCGGATCGAGCGGCATCGACGAATTCCTCGGAGCCTTCTCCACCAGAGGGAGCGGTCCCGTCCGATATGCTTCCACTCCTGCGCACATCTCTGACGTCGGAGTACTCGACGGCGATGCCGACGTGGATACCTGGTGGGACGAACAGGCGAGCGTGACTTCCCCGGCGTTCCTCAATGTGGTCACCGCGGCAGCAGCGGGAGCGGCCTCATGGGCGCTCTGGCCGCTGACGGAGCGGCTGGCGGAGGCTATCGATGCGAAACTGCCGACGGGCGTCGGCCGAGGTGTCAATGCCGTCGTCAACGGCGGGCTCGTCGCGGTGACAGCGGTCCTCATCGACAAGGTCGAGAAATGGGCCGACGATGTCGAGGAACTCAATTATGCTCCGCTCGAGATCGAACTTCCCGCCCATATCCGCGAATCGGTCGATACGCTGTTGTCTCTGCCGCACCCGAACTCGGAGGCCAGCGCCAAGGCGGTCCGAGAGCAGTTCGCTTCCGCGAAGTTCTTCGTGTGGGTCACCTATCCGGATTCCTTGTATTCAGGGGATGAACCCGTCGTCCTCGACCCTGAACAGATCGAACAGCTGCTCAAAGACGAGGACATCGCTTCGATCGACGTCCGACCCGACGAATCGACCCCGAGCGCGGCACCGGCCCGGCATATCTACCCGGTCACCGGACTCACCGGCGGCGCCGACGAAGGCGGCACCGTCAGATCAGGCGACCACGCCGGCATATCGAGCGGACGCTTGGAACTCACTCTCGACATCGTCGACGGACGTCTCACCAGTGTGGATCTCAACGAGGTCGACGACGAACCATGCGCAGACCTGCTCTCCGCCGAGGCCCTGCGCGAATCCGTACCCGGCACTCTGCACCCGGGAAGCCTCGACGACGAAGACGGCGGATATTCCTCGAGCTTCGAGATCGCCGATGGCGATGTCGAGGATGCCGTCCGCACACTGGAGCGATGGCCGCGCCCGGACGAATACACCTTCCGCGCCGATGACAGCTGATCGTACCGCTGGGGCCGGGAATAACCTGCGCGCGTCATCGTTATACGTTGCATGAGCGATCTTCGAACTCTCACCCTCGGCGCCGGCTGCTTCTGGTGCCTCGACGCCGTCTACCAGCGGACCACCGGAGTGAGAGAAGTGATCTCCGGCTACACCGGCGGACACACCGACAACCCCGGATACCGTGAAGTCTGCTCCGGGATGACCGGCCACGCCGAAGCCCTGCAGGTGACCTTCGACGCCGACATCGTCCCCGAAGACGTCATCCTCGGCCTGTTCTTCACCGGCCACGACCCCACGAGCCTCAACCGCCAGGGCTACGACGTCGGCACCCAGTACCGGTCGGCCATGTTCTACCGCGACGAGACCGAGAAACAGCACTTCGCCGAAGCCATCGAATCCGCGCAGAACCTGTTCGACGATCCGATCGTCACCACCCTCGAACCGCTGGGCACCTTCTATCCCGCCGAGGCGGTCCACCAGGACTTCTACACTGCGAACCCGGACAACGGCTACTGCCGTGTCATCATCGACCCGAAACTCAGCAAGGCCCGCACCGCCTTCGCCGAATGGGTGAGCTGATGGGCAGTCATAAGAAGGGCAAGTGCAAAAAGGACAAACACAAGGAGCGCAAACGGTCCAAGGACGCGGGCAAGGCCTGCGAAGCGACCAAAGATCGCGTCCGTGCCCATTTCCTCGATGGCAACACCGGCCCGTGGGCGAAGAGCCTGGCCGCCCAGGACGACCAGACCGCCCGCTCGGCGGAG from Brevibacterium sp. JSBI002 includes the following:
- a CDS encoding acyl-CoA dehydrogenase family protein, which translates into the protein METFVPGMLPEEYEDLRQGVAKFADEEVAPVSAELDAKHEFPYDLVAKMGEMGLFGLPFDEEYGGMGGDYFALCLAIEELGRVNQSLAITLEAGVSLGAMPIYRFGTEEQKKEWLPKLTDASGLAAFGLTEPEAGSDAGGTRTKATLDNGTWTINGSKCFITNSGTDITRLVTATAVTGTRTSKSGREVPEISTIMIPTGTPGFTAEPAYDKVGWNSSDTHPLTFDNVQVPEANLLGERGRGYANFLRILDEGRIAVGALSVGAAQGCVDESVKYAKERQAFGKPIADFQGISFKIARMEARVVAARSAYYLAASRMLAGLPFKKEAAIAKMIAGEAAMDNARDATQIHGGYGFMNEYLVARHYRDSKILEVGEGTTEVQLMLIARELGL
- the cls gene encoding cardiolipin synthase; its protein translation is MDLSMVASVATTTWIVIEYIVKIIAVGVVPENRRPSSSSAWLLLILFVPIVGIPAFLLLGSPYIDQRRARIQAEANELMHEGADDLPDVPPSLVAEPEFVSVAQLGRALTALPMVTGDSHGVISDYEDSIERMAELVDGAHEYVHVEIYIMAWDSTTDVFFQALERASARGVEVRVLFDHIGSRKYPGFHRFGRRLNAAGIEWHLMLPFIPWRGKARRIDLRNHRKLLVIDGKRAMMGSQNMIDSSYLNRKNSQIGRNWHDIMVELSGPIVAGIEAVFSTDWYSESGQALGIRPYERDGNEPEVGGATSAMQLVPSGPGFTTAPNLKVFTSMMYLAQKRLAIVSPYFVPDESLLAAVETAARRGVDVELYVSEQADQYMVDRAQSSYYRSLLEAGVRIFLYPKPAVLHTKCFIVDDLYAVMGSSNMDMRSFGLNYEISLLTTGGDLVDDIVDVVADYQDVSHELTLEEWEKRPWPRRYMESVMRLTSSLQ
- a CDS encoding HAD-IIA family hydrolase, giving the protein MDRDSIDCWLTDMDGVLVKENNPLPGAAELLAQWRQADIPYLVLTNNSIYTARDLSARLRSNGLDVPESNIWTSAMATADFLSNQVEHGTAYVVGEAGLTTAIHEAGFVMTEHDPDFVVVGETHSYSFEAITKAIRLIDAGSRFIVTNPDATGPSPEGVLPATGAIAALITKATNREPYVVGKPNPMMFRSALNRIGAHSMSTAMIGDRMDTDIIAGMEAGMHTVLVLSGISTAEDVRRFPFRPNEIVDGVHNLLDVPLESRGDLGPDPTGSA
- a CDS encoding ArsR/SmtB family transcription factor, which codes for MSMDHVFAALADPTRRAIIDRLRGGDKTAGELAEPLPISRSAVSQHLKVLETAGLITRSKSAQQRIVALNADALTEATGWLQAAHDEWQQRFDSLDLILAEEVPTDTSTTDPSTTDRTAD
- a CDS encoding SRPBCC family protein, with amino-acid sequence MNAENTANTDITANTVTDPNSAQAGEPGFTIVREFAAPRARVWEAWTNPDVMARWFHPETLVTPRESVSVDLRVGGEYTCTMRIPDTGQEFPTAGKYLHIDEPVRLDFTWGSPGEVDDAPRVSVALEEIGADRTRMTFTLTGLPNDSGEDASAYDGWSSAFTELGTELGS
- a CDS encoding histidine phosphatase family protein, producing the protein MAITRSLFVVTHPEARHHLEARVGGWHDSELTVRGELQADRIAAELRSRIPTVASAPVFTSDLKRTRRTAEVIADRLGTRAIDHPGLREKSYGFAEGREQSWLDARFIFPPVPDDAFDHTMRLDHAEGIDGAETRREAGARIYVAVGEILTQRASHQVVVTHGFAHTFVIGRWLELPLEAMGRATFAAHSGCITELTEDDRFGNRTLRSLAAVDHLGDA
- a CDS encoding MaoC family dehydratase; this translates as MSDKVIAQRGLWLDEMEVGATYKHAPGRTVTEADNTLFTAVTMNTQALHLDAAWSATEPFGERLVNSMFTLATLIGLSVSQLTQGTTVGNLGFSEVSFPAPMFHGDTLYAETTILDKRNSKSRPGQGIVTFEHRGYNQHGKLVAKAVRQAMMFDSSHESTAAKSAADTADQTDTGK
- a CDS encoding HpcH/HpaI aldolase/citrate lyase family protein; the encoded protein is MSLEFKPAWLFVPGDRPDRYTKAAERSDIVILDLEDAVNEADKAAARESIVDFPLDPTRTVVRVNSHDSGHLGEDLKMLARTEYTAVMLPKAELAADLSILSGFQVIALIETALGAVNVAEIAAAPNVYALMWGSEDLIADLGGGSSRKDDGGYRDVAKQVRSQTLLAARAHRKFALDSIWADIPNLEGLAAEAEDAVQSGFSGKVSIHPNHVPVVRDAFRPSDEQLTWARSVLDLAKTEKGAFSFEGKMIDAPLLKHAELIVARAN
- a CDS encoding peptide deformylase, coding for MNVSDALIADQIRAVLTAAETGDGTAPIVEAGNPVLRSQTRPFDGQVDDAELEQLAEVMRATMLAAPGVGLAAPQVGIGLSMFVAEDPGARDPEVAKIRQREPMPLRVVLNAGCERVGGEDVAFYEGCLSIPGYQAVVARPRNIALTGIDLQGDPIAEEVSGWSARIVAHETDHLSGILFLDKAEMRSLATNESVAKFWHQPSTQKAAAELGFSLPSGMVM